One genomic region from Candida albicans SC5314 chromosome 6, complete sequence encodes:
- the SEC20 gene encoding Sec20p (Essential protein; similar to S. cerevisiae Sec20p; depletion causes membrane accumulation and drug sensitivity; expression regulated by growth phase; O-mannosylation regulates proteolysis; does not complement S. cerevisiae sec20-1 mutant) has protein sequence MSTVYYKKLDKLQFQIYDLFSSLLQLSETEDESVYKASFDDTVQEIDSLLIAFKDLLRLLRPKDKSNKFDTYELKFHSLKHKLRELQVFINDQQQDKLHEYRIKHFHLQDSPVDTINNEFARDQLFADRSTKKTKKETEASINQQIVSQNKQITKSLQASRQLLSAGILQSELNIDNIDQQTKDLYKLNEGFIQFNDLLNRSKKIVKFIEKQDKADRQRIYLSMGFFILCCSWVVYRRILRRPLKIFLWSFFKIFNIFNWLLGGGRSKGLSASDMIVSSVIAATTEIVDYEATKTLLDTLSHAVDSNTAIDTLAMVVESLTRSSMEHIVDEL, from the coding sequence ATGTCAACAGTATATTATAAAAAACTAGATAAATTACAATTCCAGATTTACGATTTGTTCAGCTCTTTGCTTCAATTATCCGAAACTGAAGATGAATCTGTCTACAAGGCCAGCTTTGATGACACCGTGCAAGAAATTGATCTGTTATTGATTGCTTTCAAAGACCTCCTTAGACTTTTACGACCCAAAGATAAATCCAACAAATTCGATACATACgaattgaaatttcatTCTTTGAAGCACAAATTGCGTGAGTTGCAAgtatttattaatgatcaacaacaagacaAGTTGCATGAATATAGGATAAAGCATTTCCATCTACAAGATCTGCCTGTGGATACCATCAATAACGAATTTGCTCGAGACCAATTATTTGCTGATCGTTCCACCAAGAAGACTAAGAAAGAAACAGAAGCGTCTataaaccaacaaattgtcagtcaaaataaacaaataacaaaatcCTTGCAGGCTTCGAGACAATTGTTATCAGCAGGTATATTGCAGAGTGAATTGAACATTGACAACATTGATCAGCAAACCAAGGATTTATACAAGTTGAATGAAGGATTTATCCAATTCAACGATTTGTTAAATAGATCTAAGAAAATTGTCAAGTTTATTGAAAAGCAAGATAAAGCTGACCGTCAACGTATATATTTGAGTATGGGGTTCTTCATactttgttgttcttgGGTGGTTTATAGAAGAATTTTAAGGCGACCACTTAAAATATTCTTGTGGTCCTTTTTCAAGATctttaatattttcaacTGGTTGCTTGGAGGTGGTAGAAGTAAAGGGTTATCTGCAAGTGATATGATAGTTTCATCTGTGATTGCTGCTACCACGGAAATTGTCGACTATGAGGCAACGAAAACATTGTTGGATACCTTGTCGCACGCTGTGGACTCTAATACAGCGATTGATACACTTGCAATGGTAGTGGAATCCCTTACGAGATCATCAATGGAACATATTGTAGATGAACTATAG
- a CDS encoding guanine nucleotide exchange factor (Ortholog(s) have guanyl-nucleotide exchange factor activity, ubiquitin binding activity), with protein sequence MSFKNQFNFNISKSTPTTSTNNTNTTSNSNSTSNDNPQPTTAKPPPFISNILLKSNFDSSVSTNNSSKTPPKSSSPRLSATGVVPAVVTIDNGELIGNNTSNTSTDSSKTDLIGLFDKFDINKDDKEQTKPEHEEHHPITEKHEDDEVSHEDKLEKMVSDDDGDDEESHKEKEVVSEKEGTSTKDITSSPSIKQTEQKNSGTTSFAALMTIQPYIPPEEKEVHEKHEESVNDDNLIDLDDRETSKSKNNNLHDDPVQSESTNVNQVESSTPKGNFLDIAGSEKEQSGVEELSLKVGDSESKTTSDVPTEDVSTSDANKSHKHRFQINDSSEQNKQSHKPFDFQTFLVQLRKKSADPIVRYIRSFLSSFIRQGHTFTSDQRIKIISDFKIFMNEKFTLYEPFASMDQIDLENSREGLEKLIMNRLHDLCFPPEVVKQNLSYIPEPYTLDLQKDESFALQLEKFSWINGNHLDIDMNDLANKIVKNDQSFLEYAITELNKINNYRAPRDKIICILNACKIIFSYLKLSKQETNADSFIPILILVIFKAKTDHLISNIHYIENFRGQEWLLHGETSYYLSSIQGAVEFIQNITAEDLTISQAEFDAHMEAWDAQRKQKVQQLKLVQPIPTIPTTPTDGTGETNLKPDMSHTPNGLSPSKVLFSSAEMFTKSITNFLSPSPHLSESEPEEFQPPPNSPPPSQDQNDPSAQYQPLPPREEEINAEQMRKAYDTLIEIFPSLDTNILKDVIFINRGNIDVCIDACLQLVDG encoded by the coding sequence ATGTCATTcaagaatcaatttaattttaatatatCAAAGTCGACCCCCACGacatcaacaaataatactaatacgACAAGCAACAGCAATTCGACATCTAATGATAATCCACAACCAACTACAGCAAAACCGCCACCTTTCATACTGaatatattgttgaaaagTAACTTTGACAGTTCTGTATCCACCAACAATTCTAGTAAGACCCCGCCAAAATCGTCGTCTCCAAGATTATCAGCTACAGGAGTCGTTCCTGCGGTCGTTACTATTGATAATGGAGAACTAATAGGTAACAATACTTCTAATACTTCTACAGACTCATCTAAAACAGATTTAATTGGGTTGTTTGATAAATTCGATATCAACAAAGATGATAAAGAACAGACTAAACCAGAGCATGAAGAGCATCACCCTATCACAGAAAAACACGAGGATGATGAAGTTTCACACGAAgataaattagaaaaaatgGTACTGGATGATGACGGTGACGATGAAGAGTCAcataaagaaaaggaagTGGTGTCAGAGAAAGAAGGAACATCGACTAAAGATATAACTCTGTCTCCATCTATTAAGCAGactgaacaaaaaaatagtgGAACTACTTCATTTGCTGCACTTATGACAATTCAGCCTTACATTCCAcctgaagaaaaagaggtTCACGAAAAGCACGAGGAATCagttaatgatgataatttaattgatttagatGACAGGGAAACATCTAAAagtaaaaataacaatttgCATGATGATCCGGTACAATCGGAGTCCACGAATGTAAATCAAGTTGAAAGCAGCACACCAAAGGGCAACTTTCTTGATATTGCGGGGTCTGAGAAAGAACAATCTGGAGTCGAAGAATTGAGTTTAAAAGTAGGAGATTCTGAATCTAAAACAACTAGTGATGTGCCCACTGAAGATGTATCAACCTCTGACGCAAATAAATCCCATAAACACAGATTCCAAATTAATGATTCTTCGGAGCAAAACAAACAATCGCATAAaccatttgattttcaaacATTTTTAGTTCAATTACGTAAAAAGTCTGCAGATCCAATAGTGAGATACATTCGATCGTTTTTAAGTTCATTCATTAGACAGGGTCACACATTTACATCTGATCAAAGAATAAAGATTATTCTGGATTTCAAGATTTTCATGAATGAGAAGTTTACATTGTATGAACCATTTGCGTCTATggatcaaattgatttggagAATTCTCGTGAAGGATTAGAGAAGTTGATCATGAATCGTTTGCATGATTTGTGTTTCCCACCAGAAGTTGTTAAACAAAACTTGTCTTACATCCCTGAACCTTATACACTAGATTTGCAAAAGGACGAGTCTTTCGCTTTGCAATTGGAAAAGTTTTCTTGGATCAATGGGAACCACTTGGATATCGATATGAATGATTTGGCAAACAAAATTGTGAAAAATGACCAGTCATTTCTTGAGTATGCCATTACTGAACtaaacaaaatcaacaattacaGAGCACCACGAGATAAAATCATATGTATTCTCAATGCATGTAAGATTATATTCAGTTATTTGAAGTTAAGCAAACAAGAAACAAACGCGGATTCCTTTATTccaatattgattttagtCATATTCAAAGCCAAAACGGACCACTTGATTAGTAACATTCACTATATTGAGAATTTCAGAGGACAAGAGTGGTTATTACATGGAGAAACAAGCTACTATCTTTCCTCGATTCAAGGTGCAGTTGAGTTCATACAAAACATTACTGCAGAAGATTTGACAATCAGTCAAGCTGAGTTTGATGCCCATATGGAAGCCTGGGATGCCCAGAGGAAACAGAAAGtgcaacaattgaaattagtaCAACCAATTCCAACAATACCTACAACACCGACAGATGGTACTGGTGAAACAAACTTAAAACCAGATATGTCCCATACTCCAAATGGACTTTCACCTTCGAAGGTATTGTTTTCTAGTGCAGAGATGTTTACAAAATCCATTACCAACTTTTTATCGCCACTGCCACATTTATCCGAATCTGAACCTGAAGAATttcaaccaccaccaaattcaccaccaccatctcAAGACCAGAATGATCCTTCAGCTCAATATCAACCATTACCTCCAagggaagaagaaattaatgCTGAACAAATGCGGAAAGCCTACGATacattaattgaaatatttccTTCGTTAGATACTAACATTTTAAAAGATGTGATATTTATCAATCGTGGGAATATAGATGTCTGTATTGATGCATGTTTACAATTGGTCGATGGTTGA
- a CDS encoding RNA exonuclease (Protein with a predicted role in 5.8S rRNA processing; flow model biofilm induced), translating into MSPTSNERNNKSNLSNGAGDIANTSKPVTKKPMDPKLLTEEYILEQRRLRELRKEKIRQQKEALGLIPPPEKEKFLKRSMLEVCKHKPGLPSIKIMSYNILAQTLIRREIYPTNGKILKWSVRSQILLDELKHYNADIMCLQEVDKVQYEGFWVSQLEKLGYSTRFYRNNTKNHGCVIVFRDKLFTCKHQSFIRLDQDLNQEASEKSLPPARIATTNIAFMAYLEFTSTFIKEYPCLEETNGFIIGTTHLFWHPFGTYERARQTYMLLYKFREFQRVLRIIVGNSKRFYSFFTGDFNSEPFDAPYRAITAKPIKFSGRSRNVLGCSLAYTYSKDRSLDEDDIDTEELEQERDNNPSDPEPETFETTPEQDKLINDLEEAHNDLDVRAISLYSVGYKQAHPENANTAGHRNEPAFSNWVDKWNGMLDYIFLLVPWNKSDDRSKRIDMPEDLAEQYKIKLTKLLRLPTPEEMGSPPSGQPRMHQYPSDHLSIMAEVQLE; encoded by the coding sequence ATGCTGCCGACAAGTAATgaaagaaacaataaaagTAATTTGTCTAATGGGGCTGGTGATATAGCTAATACTTCGAAACCGGTAACAAAAAAACCCATGGACCCAAAATTACTTACAGAGGAGTATATCCTTGAACAAAGACGTCTCAGGGAACTACGTAAGGAAAAGATACGTCAACAGAAGGAAGCATTAGGTTTGATACCTCCTCCAGAGAAGGAGAAGTTTTTGAAACGATCAATGCTAGAAGTCTGCAAACACAAACCTGGGCTTCCGTCCATCAAGATCATGAGCTACAATATCTTAGCACAGACATTGATCCGAAGAGAAATATACCCTACAAATGggaaaatattgaaatggTCTGTGAGGTCTCAAATACTATTAGACGAATTGAAACACTATAATGCCGATATCATGTGTTTGCAAGAAGTGGATAAAGTACAGTATGAAGGGTTCTGGGTTAGTCAGcttgaaaaattgggatATTCTACTAGATTTTATCGTAACAATACCAAAAATCATGGCTGTGTCATAGTTTTCAGAGACAAGCTATTTACTTGTAAACATCAGTCGTTCATAAGATTAGACCAAGATTTGAATCAAGAAGCCAGTGAGAAGCTGTTACCACCAGCACGAATTGCAACTACAAACATTGCGTTCATGGCATATTTGGAGTTCACATCAACATTTATCAAAGAATACCCATGTTTAGAAGAAACCAATGGATTTATCATTGGTACGACTCATTTATTTTGGCATCCTTTTGGAACTTACGAACGAGCCAGACAAACATATATGCTTTTGTATAAATTCAGAGAGTTTCAGCGTGTATTGAGAATTATAGTAGGAAATTCTAAAAGATTTTACTCGTTCTTTACTGgtgatttcaattctgAACCATTTGATGCACCGTATCGTGCTATTACTGCAAAACCAATCAAGTTTTCTGGTCGGTCCAGGAATGTTTTAGGGTGTTCGTTGGCATACACGTACTCAAAGGATAGAAGTTTGGATGAAGACGATATAGACACCGAAGAGTTAGAGCAAGAAAGAGACAACAACCCTCTGGACCCAGAACCAGAAACATTTGAAACAACACCGGAACAAGACAAACTCATAAATGATTTAGAAGAGGCACACAATGATTTAGATGTGAGAGCCATTTCATTATATTCGGTTGGATACAAACAAGCTCATCCCGAAAATGCAAATACAGCTGGACATAGAAACGAGCCTGCCTTTTCCAACTGGGTCGACAAATGGAACGGAATGTTAGATTACATTTTCTTATTGGTTCCATGGAACAAATCTGATGATCGCTCAAAGAGGATAGATATGCCAGAAGATTTAGCTGAACAatataaaatcaaactaaCAAAGCTACTTAGATTGCCTACACCAGAAGAAATGGGGTCACCACCGTCAGGTCAACCTCGCATGCATCAGTACCCCTCAGATCATCTTAGTATTATGGCTGAAGTACAACttgaataa
- the CDC37 gene encoding Cdc37p (Chaperone for Crk1p; interacts with Crk1p kinase domain and with Sti1p; putative phosphorylation site at Ser14; functional homolog of S. cerevisiae Cdc37p; likely to be essential for growth; regulated by Gcn2p and Gcn4p): MPIDYSKWDKIEISDDSDVEVHPNVDKQSFIRWKQRDIHEKRMQRNIEIKSILIQLTMYAKLNERVDYLLEKLTSTELLDSEKVMSKLNSEFDPQEKFDYDKLIKDKGSTLRKGLKDLKFDREEIENTPCYNEMIEDLFVQIKDDHPETKTDGDKLIEYLKEHRNRIDDVLSKQTIKLDDLLYQKAQLIVSDDLHTGFDRSFLNKDKPEEKEENQDKPKAPEAKKTTVTTTETINSPKPVEENTDKEILDELEILPATKEFAKIPSDNLSKAAEFLIKHPSICTEQQKDALIMTAFDLQLENKSDEAKHIVHQSLLLQYVGQLSDNGKAAPANVINAIKLFFSKIAAESSPAKHAFLEDVNQTFNHIKGRCEIIKEEQKQNAANKEGTGEEEEEEALIQLKALDDNTELSVNIPQEGTKEYEIFTTKLPIEFQNAIKTESIDEVNKEFAKLKIEDAERILEIFNECGVIGISGYIEDEKEFEELKKEYAHETANQEEDQSASVEDTVD, from the coding sequence ATGCCAATAGATTACTCCAAGTGGGATAAGATAGAAATTTCTGATGATTCTGATGTGGAAGTTCATCCAAATGTCGATAAACAATCATTTATCAGATGGAAGCAACGTGATATTCATGAAAAAAGAATGCAAAGAAACATTGAAATCAAGAGTATTTTGATCCAATTGACCATGTATGCTAAGCTTAACGAAAGGGTCGACTATTTGTTGGAAAAGTTAACATCCACTGAATTATTGGATAGTGAAAAAGTCATGTCAAAGTTGAATTCAGAATTTGATCCTCAAGAAAAATTCGAttatgataaattgattaaagaCAAGGGTCTGACCTTGAGAAAAGGAttgaaagatttgaaattcGATAGAGAAGAGATTGAAAATACTCCTTGCTATAATGAAATGATTGAAGATTTGTTTGTTCAAATCAAGGATGATCATCCAGAGACAAAAACCGATGGCgacaaattgattgaatacTTAAAAGAACATAGAAACAGGATCGACGATGTTTTGTCTAAACAGACTATAAAATTGGATGATTTATTGTACCAGAAAGCTCAATTGATAGTAAGTGATGATTTGCATACGGGGTTTGATAGatcatttttaaataaagataaaccagaggaaaaagaagaaaatcaaGATAAACCAAAAGCTCCAGAAGCTAAAAAGACAACTGTTACTACAACTGAAACTATCAATCTGCCAAAACCAGTTGAAGAAAACACTGATAAAGAAATCTTGGATGAATTGGAAATCTTGCCTGCCACTAAAGAATTTGCCAAAATACCCAGTGACAATCTTTCAAAAGCAGCTGAATTCTTGATTAAACATCCTTCAATATGTACTGAGCAACAAAAAGACGCTTTAATAATGACGGCATTTGACCttcaattggaaaacaaATCTGATGAAGCTAAACATATTGTCCAccaatcattattattacaatacGTTGGCCAATTATCAGATAACGGTAAAGCAGCACCAGCTAATGTGATAAATGCTATCAAGTTATTCTTCTCGAAGATTGCCGCAGAATCATCACCAGCAAAACATGCATTTTTAGAGGATGTAAACCAAACATTCAACCACATTAAAGGTAGATGTGAGATCATCAAAGAAGagcaaaaacaaaatgcAGCAAATAAGGAAGGAACGGgcgaagaagaagaagaagaagcattgattcaattgaaggCTTTAGATGATAATACTGAACTACTGGTTAATATTCCTCAAGAAGGTACCAAAGAATATGAAATATTCACTACTAAATTACCAATAGAATTCCAGAATGCAATCAAAACAGAATCTATTGATGAAGTTAATAAGGAGTTTGCCAAgttaaaaattgaagatgCTGAAAGaatattggaaattttcaatgaatGTGGTGTTATCGGTATCAGTGGCTATATAGAAGATGAAAAggaatttgaagaattgaaaaaagaatatgCACATGAAACTGCCaatcaagaagaagaccAGTCTGCTTCAGTTGAAGATACAGTTGATTAA
- the MOB1 gene encoding Mob1p (Putative mitotic exit network component; periodic mRNA expression, peak at cell-cycle G2/M phase) — protein sequence MALFQNFNTHSLRSTRGFKLKQSSPISSPQPIGNSVLPQTPFDNSQRPHLDQTEQNPYQTINFNNGNGQPVSSHKDIRNYAEQTLGSDNALIQAVKLPRDEDVNEWLAIHVVDFYNQINMLYGAITEFCSPATCPRMIATEEYEYLWQESAPTNQDGTVQSPKRPVSLPACEYIENLMNWVQNFFDNDNIFPTKIGAPFPHQFPTLVKTIFKRLFRIYAHIYCHHFHEVSELGLQSHLNTSLKHYVLFANEFQLISRKDYGPLEDLVDTMLQR from the coding sequence ATGGCACTTTTCCAGAATTTCAATACTCATTCCTTGAGATCTACTCGTGGGtttaaattaaaacaatcatCTCCGATATCTAGTCCTCAACCGATAGGCAACTCGGTTCTACCACAAACTCCCTTCGACAACAGTCAACGTCCTCATCTTGACCAAACAGAGCAAAACCCGTATCAAACtataaattttaataatggtaatggcCAACCTGTGTCATCTCACAAAGATATTCGAAACTATGCAGAACAAACTTTGGGATCAGATAACGCCTTGATCCAAGCGGTTAAGTTACCACGAGACGAAGACGTAAATGAGTGGCTAGCTATACATGTGGTGGATttttataatcaaataaatatgCTTTACGGTGCCATAACTGAATTTTGTTCACCAGCTACGTGTCCACGAATGATCGCTACCGAAGAATATGAATACTTATGGCAAGAGTCTGCTCCTACAAACCAGGATGGAACTGTTCAATCTCCGAAAAGACCAGTATCATTACCTGCTTGTGAGTATATCGAAAACTTGATGAATTGGGTGCAGAACTTTTTCGATAACGATAACATATTCCCAACTAAAATCGGTGCACCATTCCCACATCAATTTCCTACATTAGTGAAAACTATATTCAAGAGATTGTTTAGAATTTATGCACATATATATTGCCATCATTTCCATGAAGTAAGCGAGTTGGGGTTGCAAAGTCATTTGAACACCAGTTTGAAGCACTACGTGTTGTTTGCCAAcgaatttcaattaattagCAGGAAAGACTACGGTCCATTAGAGGACTTGGTAGACACGATGCTTCAAAgataa
- the NAB3 gene encoding Nab3p (Putative nuclear polyadenylated RNA-binding protein; flucytosine repressed), with protein MEVSPVNLHKEETEENKAIVQQDSETAAETVTTASDEKHEVEAGDEVNQEPAVDNDGNDKDNQSDDKQNQDEAAIDPAPQADTTDTTEKDSETKTEPEEVKEPVESKEPEQVAATDEPDVKKSTNEIVQELFADATPTADNKSSSPGNLESEDYDPESAFTDSNIEKDSKFNDNSEIQENKDNSDYEPELKEDAERKSPATASISITKPHGPAGLPPKPPVNATVKPSTAAITEESSSQQRLKDAYDAIINSPIGRDPEFLKLPAEEQVDAIKDQLQKLGIDLSSGSHPINFDQVYSYNKPFKNLKDPIPLVPIGQFCRRPNITAPTTPEEEQEYADFIERENYYLNLQNWDEFPDKSRLFIGNLPANTISKQDLFRIFSKYGEVIQIAIKAGYGFAQFRTGEACLECIKGETNIPLHNKILRLDASRPQKSRRPGHPEINNPNMSGRGRERVRDESQDQDEQPSHKKRKGNIDCQVYVTGKSSVFFIRKVKKAFAMSQVTIDVEDVTQRNINEVLSEAAYSGVLAACVIKEQKVDIQTFESTPDGGIKFDEYADVEPEEGAEIVLKAKVKKYGDRLPAYVPQDTSYHDNSRSHPAGPAYNSGPRRGGERNRGSRRGDRHGGRRGGYGAPNNDYGHGRGRGSNHNSWNQQPYGSVPPPPQQQPYGSVPPPPPQSSSSRPPQSYGQPYYGNQQPTYGSPVQQPAMNQWNSPPQPPQNPAANLLQGLNPAQIQSMIQLLQSQQQGGQPPQGNYGQPQRPAPNSYGGMGYNNNNNYGSNAPSMAPQPQGSNDNSANQVQALLAQLQSNQQGNSYGQPSSQNQQGQGSSFYDTLSRLAKQ; from the coding sequence ATGGAAGTAAGTCCAGTTAATCTACATAAAGAGGAAACAGAAGAAAACAAAGCCATTGTGCAACAAGATTCTGAAACCGCTGCTGAAACCGTAACCACTGCTTCGGATGAAAAGCATGAAGTTGAAGCCGGCGATGAAGTTAACCAAGAACCAGCAGTTGACAATGATGGAAATGACAAGGATAATCAGTCAGATGATAAACAGAATCAAGACGAGGCCGCTATTGATCCTGCACCTCAAGCCGATACTACTGATACCACTGAAAAGGACAGTGAAACCAAGACAGAACCGGAAGAAGTAAAAGAACCAGTAGAAAGCAAAGAACCAGAACAAGTTGCTGCTACCGATGAGCCCGATGTCAAGAAATCTACCAATGAAATTGTTCAGGAGCTATTTGCAGATGCAACTCCAACAGCTGACAATAAACTGTCAAGTCCCGGTAATCTTGAAAGCGAAGACTATGACCCAGAAAGTGCTTTTACTGATAGCAATATTGAGAAAGACTCtaaatttaatgataattctGAAATTCAAGAGAATAAAGACAATTCTGATTATGAACCTGAACTCAAAGAGGACGCAGAACGTAAATCACCAGCCACTGCAAGTATTTCTATAACAAAACCTCATGGACCAGCAGGATTACCTCCAAAACCTCCAGTCAATGCCACAGTCAAACCATCTACAGCAGCTATTACAGAAGAAAGTAGCTCTCAACAACGATTGAAAGATGCCTATGATGCTATTATAAATAGCCCTATTGGAAGAGACCCGGAATTTTTAAAGTTACCAGCAGAAGAGCAAGTAGACGCAATTAAAGATCAGTTACAAAAACTTGGAATTGACCTATCTTCTGGAAGCCACCCTATCAATTTTGATCAAGTGTATTCTTACAATAAGCCATTTAAAAACTTGAAAGACCCAATTCCTTTAGTTCCTATTGGTCAATTCTGTCGTAGACCAAATATTACTGCTCCAACGACTCCCGAAGAAGAACAGGAATATGCAGATTTTATCGAAAGAGAGAATTATTACTTGAATTTACAAAACTGGGACGAATTCCCAGATAAGCTGAGATTATTTATTGGTAATTTACCGGCAAACACCATTTCCAAACAAGATTTGTTTAGAATTTTTTCTAAATATGGTGAGGTTATTCAGATTGCAATCAAAGCAGGATATGGTTTTGCCCAATTTAGGACTGGAGAAGCATGTTTAGAGTGCATCAAAGGTGAAACTAATATTCCATTACATAACAAGATCTTGAGATTGGATGCCTCAAGACCACAAAAGTCAAGACGTCCAGGTCATCCTGAAATTAATAATCCAAACATGAGCGGACGTGGCAGAGAAAGAGTTAGAGACGAAAGTCAAGATCAAGATGAACAACCTAGCCATAAGAAGAGAAAGGGTAACATTGATTGTCAAGTTTATGTTACTGGGAAATCATCGGTTTTCTTCATAAGAAAAGTTAAAAAAGCCTTTGCAATGTCACAAGTGACCATAGATGTTGAAGATGTAACCCAAAGAAATATAAACGAGGTTTTGAGTGAAGCTGCATATTCAGGAGTATTGGCTGCCTGTGTGATCAAAGAACAAAAAGTCGATATCCAAACATTTGAAAGCACACCCGATGGAGGAATCAAATTCGATGAATATGCTGATGTGGAACCCGAAGAAGGTGCAGAAATAGTCTTAAAGGCCAAAGTTAAAAAATATGGTGATAGATTACCAGCTTATGTTCCTCAAGATACTAGTTACCATGATAATTCAAGAAGTCATCCTGCTGGCCCTGCTTACAATAGTGGTCCTCGTAGAGGAGGTGAGCGTAATAGGGGATCTAGAAGAGGTGATAGACATGGTGGTAGACGTGGTGGATATGGTGCGCCTAATAACGATTACGGTCATGGACGTGGCCGAGGTTCTAATCATAATTCTTGGAATCAACAACCCTATGGGTCCGTGCCGCCACCTCCGCAACAACAACCTTATGGCTCAGTAccaccgccaccaccacaatcttcatcatcacgACCACCACAATCTTATGGTCAACCGTATTACGGGAATCAACAACCTACTTATGGTTCACCTGTGCAACAACCAGCTATGAATCAATGGAATTCTCCTCCTCAACCTCCACAAAATCCAGCTGCCAATTTATTACAAGGGCTTAACCCAGCACAAATTCAAAGCATGATTCAATTACTTCAATCTCAGCAACAAGGAGGGCAGCCACCACAAGGGAATTACGGACAACCTCAAAGACCTGCCCCAAATAGCTATGGAGGTATGggttataataataataataattacgGATCAAATGCCCCATCAATGGCTCCGCAACCTCAGGGATCGAATGACAATAGTGCTAATCAAGTTCAAGCATTACTTGCTCAATTGCAATCCAATCAACAAGGCAATTCTTATGGACAGCCTTCTTCCCAAAATCAACAGGGCCAAGGTAGTTCTTTCTATGACACCTTGTCTAGGTTAGCCAAACAATAG
- a CDS encoding uncharacterized protein (Protein of unknown function; Spider biofilm induced): MPLLYKPAAEGKDVKPAQIPSPGNNSFLEDTFTSDAPKDKQISCGFYRQEKGEPLVYTYDCDEMKIIVEVSGEFTLTDETGKKVSAKPGDVFYFSKGTTITFESTDYALAFFTGLRPNGAA, encoded by the coding sequence ATGCCATTATTATACAAACCAGCTGCTGAAGGTAAAGACGTCAAACCAGCTCAAATTCCATCTCCAGGTAACAACTCTTTTTTAGAAGATACTTTTACCAGTGACGCTCCAAAAGACAAACAAATTTCATGTGGTTTCTACAGACAAGAAAAAGGCGAACCATTAGTTTACACTTATGATTGCgatgaaatgaaaattattgttgaagTATCAGGTGAATTCACCCTTACTGATGAAACTGGAAAAAAAGTTAGTGCCAAACCAGGTGATGTTTTTTACTTTAGCAAAGGTACAACCATCACTTTTGAATCCACCGATTACGCTTTAGCATTCTTCACAGGTTTGAGACCAAATGGTGCTGCATAG